Within Methyloversatilis discipulorum, the genomic segment GCCCTGCTGCGCCGCCGCGCGGCACACGAAAGCACCTGACATGCTCGCCGCCCGCAACCTGACCGTCCGCGCCGGCCGTCGCGTGCTGCTTGACGACCTGACCCTGGCGCTCAAGCCAGGCGAACTGCTGGCACTGGTCGGCCCGAACGGCGCCGGCAAAACCACGCTGCTGCGCGCGCTGGCCGGCGACATCGACGTCGCACGCGGCGGCGTGCTGTGTGCCGGCGCCGTGTTGCAGGACATCCCGCCGCTCGCGCTGGCGAAGGTGCGGGCCGTGCACGCCCAGCACCAGCGCACTGACCTGGAGTACACCGCCGCCCAGGTGGTCGAGCTCGGCCGCTTCCCGCACCACCGCGGCCACCCGGGCGCGGAAGACCGGCAGATCGCCCGTGCCGCCATGGCGTTGACCGGCGTCGATGGCATGGCGGCACGCATCTGCGCCACGCTGTCCGGCGGCGAGCAGGCGCGCGTGCACCTTGCGCGCGCGCTGGCGCAGATCTGGGCGGCACCCGAAGGCGCGCACGCGCTGCTGCTCGACGAGCCGGTGGCTGCACTCGACATCGCCTGGCAGCACCGCACGCTGGCCTGCGCACGCGAATTCGCCCAGCGTCGAGGCTGTGCGGTGCTGGCCATCGTGCATGACCTGAATCTGGCCGCGCGCTACGCCGACCGCATGGTGCTGCTGGCCGACGGCCGCATCCGCGCCGACGCCGCACCCGCCGCCGTCCTGGCCTCACCCGAACTGGCACAGGCCTTCGGCTTGCGTTGCCGCTTGCTGCATGACGCGCACGATGGCGGGACCGTGCTGATCGCCGAGCCGGCTTGATCGGTAAAAAAGCGTAGAGAGGGGTTCAGGAGACCATCGGCACGCCGTAAACCCGGATGCTCGCGCACCACGAGTGCGCGCGGCATGACAGGCACCCGACACGGCAGATATCCTCCGATGGCAAGCAATCCGATCGAATCCAGCACCTCGACCTTTCTTGGCATGGGCCTGAAGGTGGGCGACCGCATGCAGCTGGATCCACCGACCAAGATCACCGGCGGCGCGCGCGTCGTCAGGCTGGTCGGCTATACCGAAGACCGTTCGCTGCTGGTCAGCATGCCGGACGAAAAGAACTGGAGCGGCTCGCTGATCGAGGGCGACACCGTGCTGGTGCGCACCTTCTCCGGACGCAAGGCCTTCAGTTTCAACAGCCGCGTACTCAGGCGTGCGGTCAGCCCCTACGAATACCTGCACCTCGAGTTCCCGTCCGCGGTGTCAAGCCGTCGCATCCGGCGCGCCGAGCGCGTGCGCACCGACATCGCGGTGCAGCTGAACGGTGCGGACGCTCCCGCTGTGCGCGTGAGCAATCTGAGCGCCACCGGTGCCGAACTGCGCGGCAGCGCAGCGGCGGGTGAAGTGGGTCAGACGGTGAGCTTCACGCTGCCGCTGACACTGCACTACGTCAACATCGAAGTGCAGTGCGAAGGCACGGTGCGCAACACCCATTCCCTTGCTGACGGCGGCATCGCCTGCGGCATCGAGTTTGCCGAACTGGACAATCAGAGCTGGATACTGCTGCGCAGCTACGTCTATCAGCACCTGCTCGACTCGCCGTCCGGGCGCGTCTGATACGCGGACGGCCGGCTGCAGCCGGTGCATCCGCCGCAACCGGCTGACGGCGCGCGCAGGGCGCGCCACCACTGGCGCAACGCCCGTCCGACCATCAGCGCGGCCAGCGCCACGACACACAGCGCGACGACATCGGTCAGCACGATCATCCGCTCACTCCGGTCGCGATGCGGTAGGTCAGGAAGGCGGCCAGCCAGGCCAGGCCGAACAGATAGCCCGCCATCAGCAACGGCGCCCGCCAGCCACCGGTTTCACGTCGCACGGTCGCCAGCGTGGACAGGCATTGCGGCGCGAACACGAACCAGGCGAGCAGCGACAGCGCGGTCGGCAGCCCCCAGCTGGCCGAAATCAGCGGCGCCAGCGCCTGCGCCGTGTCCTCGGCAGTTGCCGACAGCGCGTAGACGGTGCCAAGGGCGCTGACGGCGACTTCTCGCGCCGCCATGCCGGGCACCAGCGCGACCGCAATCTGCCAGTTGAAACCCACCGGTTCGAACAGCGGCAGCAGGAAGCGGCCCAGCGTGCCGGCAAAGCTGTACTCGATCGCCGGCCCGGTGGCGCCGGGCGGCGGCGCCGGGAAAGTGGCAAGGAACCACAGCAGTACGGTCAGCGCGAGGATGATGCCGCCGACCCGGCGCAGGAAGATGAGCACCCGCTGCCACAGGCCGATCGCGATATTGCGCACCGATGGCCAGTGATAGTCGGGCAGTTCCATCATCAGCGTCTGCGTCAGGTCGCGCGCACCGAAACGTTTGAGCAGCCAGGCGATGGCGATGGCCGACACGATGCCCGCCACGTACAGCGCGAACAGCACCAGCCCCTGCAGTTCCAGCCCGCCGAAAACCGTGCGCGACGGGATGAAGGCGCCGATCAGCAGCGCATACACCGGCAGTCGCGCCGAACAGGTCATCAGCGGCGCGATCATGATGGTGACCCAGCGGTCACGCGGATTCTGGATGGTGCGCGTCGCCATGATGCCCGGTATCGCGCAGGCGAAACTCGACAGCAGCGGAATGAAGGAGCGGCCGGACAGCCCGACGCCGCCCATCAGCCGGTCAAGCAGGAAGGCGGCGCGCGGCAGATAGCCTGATTCTTCGAGCAGCAGGATGAAGAAGAACAGGATGACGATCTGCGGCAGGAACACCAGCACGCCCCCCAGACCGGCGACGATGCCATCAACCAGCAGACTGCGCAGCAGGCCGTCCGGCAGCGCCGCTCCGACCGCTTCGCCGATCGCGGCCGTCGCCGCCTCTATCCAGCCCATCGGCGCCTCGGCCCAGGCGAACACCGCCTGGAAGATCAGGAACAGCAGCGCGCACAGCAGCAGCGGACCGACCAGCGGATGCAGCAGCACGCGGTCGGCGCGGTCGCTGAAGGCGTGCGCCTGAACGGTATCGAGCCCGAGCGAAGCGAGGATGTCGCGCACGCGTCTGTGGTCGTCAGCGACGTCGCCCGCCTCCGCCGCCGGCAGCGCGGCACCCGGTCGCACGTCCTCGAGCAGTTCGAGCAGCGCGTCGGCGCCGCCCGACTTCACCGCCACCGTGGTCACCACCGGCACACCGAGCGCTTTCGACAGCGCATCGGCGTCGACGTGTATGCCGCGCGCCCGTGCCAGATCCGTCATGTTCAGCGCAACCACGACCGGCAAGCCCTGGCGCATCAGACCGAGCACCAGTCTGAGCTGGCGCGGCAGGTGAGTCGCATCGACCACCGCAAGTATCAGATCGGGCCTACGCTCGCCGGACAGACGCCCGGCCAGCACATCACACGTGACCTGCTCGTCCGGCGAATGCGGCGTCAGGCTGTAGGTACCGGGCAGATCGAGCACCGCCAGTCGGCGACCGGACGGCGTGCGCAGGACGCCCTCCTTCCGTTCGACCGTCACACCGGCGTAGTTCGCCACCTTCTGCCGGCTGCCGGTGAGCAGGTTGAACAGCGCGGTCTTGCCGCAATTCGGGTTGCCCACCAGCGCCAGCAGGGCCGGGCCGAGCCGGCTGCTATCGATCACCGTCTGCGTCACGCTGCCGCTCCATCGGCCGCTCGCACAAGTACGCAGTCGGCCTCGGCGCGGCGCAGCGCGAAGGTCGACACGCCGACCCGCACCGCCAGCGGTTCGCCGCCTGGCTGACCCCGACGCAGCACACGCACAGGCTCGCCAGTGATGAACCCGAGTTCACGCAGCCGGCTCGCCCATTCGGGCGCACGCGCATCGGCGCGCACATCGACCACCGTCATCGGCACACCGACGGCGGCGCTGCTGAGGGCAAAGCCGGCGGTCAAACCGGGTGTCGGGGATTTCACGTCGGAAGGCGTCGGCATTGCAATGTCCGGTGATTCAGATGTTGAGAACAGTTTTCATTCTACCCGAGGGGACCTCACAGAGGCAGTCGGCGCTCAGCGCCTACCCGCGCGGGATTTCGATCGCACACAAATCGATTGTTGCGACGCCGCAACATCCTGTTTCCAATAACCGTTCTCATTTACACTGCGCCGCACTTGCCCATGGTCGTGTTCCTCGCACGCGCTGGGCAGCGGACCAGCCAGCCTCTTTGCGTCGCAGCAAGCCAGTCCAGCCCCCGATATCAACCTACTGGACTTGCACTGATGAAACGCTCGATCCCGCAGCAGCCGCTGACACTGGCCGCGGCCATGCTGATGGCCCTGTCGTCCACCGCCGGCGCCGAAGAACAGAAGCCCGCCACCGACACCGCGGTTCCGGTGCTGCCGGAAGTGAAGGTGCGCGACGAATACGACCGCCCGAACTCTCCGAACCGCGGCTACCAGACCGGCATCGTTACCTCGGCCAAGACCAAGCAGCTGGCCAAGGACATTCCGCAGGCGATCACCACGGTGACCGAGCAACTCATGCTCGACAGCAACTCCGACACGATGAAGAACGCACTGCGCCACGTCGCGGGCCTCACCTTCAACTCGGGCGAAGGCGGCCGCATCGGCGACAACATCATGCTGCGCGGCTTCTATTCCTTCGGCGACCTGTATCTGGACGGCATCCGCGACGTCGCCCAGTACAACCGCGAAACCTTCCATGTCGAACAGATCGACGTGCTGCGCGGCTCGGCCGCCATGCTGTTCGGCCGCGGTCAGGCCGGCGGCGTGATCAACCGGGTGAGCAAGCAGCCGGGTCTGGTCGACCGCACCGAAGTGTCGGCCACCGTGGGCAGCTACGACTACGGCCGCGTCACTGCCGATGTGAATAAGGTGGTTGGCGAGAACGCGGCGCTGCGCATCAGCGCGATGAAGACCGACGCCGGCAGTTCGCGCCGCGGCGTCGAATCTGAACGCGAGGGCATCGCGCCGACGCTGCGCTGGGGCATCGGCACCTCGGACGAATTCTCGATCGGCCACCTCTACTACACGACGAGAAATGTGCCGGACT encodes:
- the feoB gene encoding ferrous iron transporter B, yielding MTQTVIDSSRLGPALLALVGNPNCGKTALFNLLTGSRQKVANYAGVTVERKEGVLRTPSGRRLAVLDLPGTYSLTPHSPDEQVTCDVLAGRLSGERRPDLILAVVDATHLPRQLRLVLGLMRQGLPVVVALNMTDLARARGIHVDADALSKALGVPVVTTVAVKSGGADALLELLEDVRPGAALPAAEAGDVADDHRRVRDILASLGLDTVQAHAFSDRADRVLLHPLVGPLLLCALLFLIFQAVFAWAEAPMGWIEAATAAIGEAVGAALPDGLLRSLLVDGIVAGLGGVLVFLPQIVILFFFILLLEESGYLPRAAFLLDRLMGGVGLSGRSFIPLLSSFACAIPGIMATRTIQNPRDRWVTIMIAPLMTCSARLPVYALLIGAFIPSRTVFGGLELQGLVLFALYVAGIVSAIAIAWLLKRFGARDLTQTLMMELPDYHWPSVRNIAIGLWQRVLIFLRRVGGIILALTVLLWFLATFPAPPPGATGPAIEYSFAGTLGRFLLPLFEPVGFNWQIAVALVPGMAAREVAVSALGTVYALSATAEDTAQALAPLISASWGLPTALSLLAWFVFAPQCLSTLATVRRETGGWRAPLLMAGYLFGLAWLAAFLTYRIATGVSG
- a CDS encoding flagellar brake domain-containing protein: MASNPIESSTSTFLGMGLKVGDRMQLDPPTKITGGARVVRLVGYTEDRSLLVSMPDEKNWSGSLIEGDTVLVRTFSGRKAFSFNSRVLRRAVSPYEYLHLEFPSAVSSRRIRRAERVRTDIAVQLNGADAPAVRVSNLSATGAELRGSAAAGEVGQTVSFTLPLTLHYVNIEVQCEGTVRNTHSLADGGIACGIEFAELDNQSWILLRSYVYQHLLDSPSGRV
- a CDS encoding FeoA family protein, whose translation is MPTPSDVKSPTPGLTAGFALSSAAVGVPMTVVDVRADARAPEWASRLRELGFITGEPVRVLRRGQPGGEPLAVRVGVSTFALRRAEADCVLVRAADGAAA
- a CDS encoding heme ABC transporter ATP-binding protein: MLAARNLTVRAGRRVLLDDLTLALKPGELLALVGPNGAGKTTLLRALAGDIDVARGGVLCAGAVLQDIPPLALAKVRAVHAQHQRTDLEYTAAQVVELGRFPHHRGHPGAEDRQIARAAMALTGVDGMAARICATLSGGEQARVHLARALAQIWAAPEGAHALLLDEPVAALDIAWQHRTLACAREFAQRRGCAVLAIVHDLNLAARYADRMVLLADGRIRADAAPAAVLASPELAQAFGLRCRLLHDAHDGGTVLIAEPA